The Streptomyces aurantiacus genome includes a region encoding these proteins:
- a CDS encoding SDR family NAD(P)-dependent oxidoreductase, translated as MTSAPLVAVTGAEGFIGSHLTEALVAAGYRVRAMAQYNSFSSYGWLETLAPDVLDQVEIVLGDVRDTGSVRALVEDAECVYHLAALIAIPYSYQAPHSYVDTNVTGTLNVLEAVRALGTPRLVHTSTSETYGTAQTVPITEDHPINTQSPYAASKAGGDRLADSYHASFGTPVVTLRPFNTFGPRQSMRAVIPSVIGQVAAGEHTLTLGDLRPTRDFTYVKDTAQAFLAVGTAPAERVVGRTFNAGTGGEISVGDLVALIGKVMDTALDVREDAQRIRPANSEVMRLVADATRLGEATGWSPAHTLEQGLAHTVEFFRNPANLARYKTGIYNI; from the coding sequence TTGACCTCCGCACCTCTTGTCGCCGTCACCGGAGCCGAAGGCTTCATCGGCTCCCACCTCACCGAGGCGCTGGTCGCCGCCGGGTACCGGGTGAGGGCCATGGCGCAGTACAACTCCTTCTCCTCCTACGGCTGGCTGGAGACCCTGGCTCCGGACGTGCTCGACCAGGTCGAGATCGTCCTCGGCGACGTCCGCGACACGGGTTCCGTCCGCGCTCTCGTCGAGGACGCCGAGTGCGTCTACCACCTGGCCGCGCTGATCGCGATCCCGTACTCCTACCAGGCGCCGCACAGTTACGTGGACACCAACGTCACCGGCACCCTCAACGTGCTGGAAGCGGTCCGCGCCCTCGGTACGCCCCGGCTGGTCCACACCTCCACCAGCGAGACCTACGGCACCGCGCAGACCGTACCGATCACCGAGGACCACCCCATCAACACCCAGTCCCCGTACGCCGCTTCGAAGGCGGGTGGTGACCGGCTGGCCGACAGCTACCACGCGAGTTTCGGCACACCCGTGGTGACGCTGCGGCCGTTCAACACCTTCGGCCCGCGCCAGTCGATGCGGGCGGTCATCCCCAGCGTCATCGGCCAGGTCGCGGCAGGCGAGCACACCCTCACCCTCGGCGACCTGCGTCCCACCCGCGACTTCACCTACGTCAAGGACACCGCACAGGCGTTCCTCGCGGTGGGCACCGCTCCCGCCGAGCGCGTCGTGGGCCGGACCTTCAACGCCGGTACCGGCGGCGAGATATCGGTCGGCGACCTCGTCGCGCTGATCGGCAAGGTGATGGACACCGCCCTCGACGTGCGCGAGGACGCCCAGCGCATCCGGCCCGCGAACTCCGAGGTGATGCGGCTGGTCGCCGACGCGACCAGGCTCGGCGAAGCCACCGGCTGGAGCCCGGCGCACACGCTGGAGCAGGGCCTCGCACACACGGTGGAGTTCTTCCGCAACCCGGCGAACCTCGCCCGCTACAAGACAGGCATCTACAACATCTGA
- a CDS encoding DUF952 domain-containing protein, whose protein sequence is MIYHVVTLGDWSARPEAPYAPPSLAKDGFVHCSPDEATTLAVVNAFYRSASRPLLALLLDEARLTAELRLEAADPAPPPGVGADVLFPHLFGPVDRDAVERVLEIQWDDDGRAAGLKPVS, encoded by the coding sequence ATGATCTATCACGTCGTGACGCTCGGTGACTGGAGCGCCCGTCCGGAGGCTCCCTACGCGCCCCCCTCCCTCGCGAAGGACGGCTTCGTCCACTGTTCTCCCGACGAGGCGACCACTCTGGCCGTCGTCAACGCCTTCTACCGGAGCGCGTCCCGTCCGCTGCTCGCCCTGCTCCTCGACGAGGCCCGTCTCACCGCCGAGCTGCGGCTCGAGGCGGCGGACCCCGCTCCGCCGCCCGGGGTCGGCGCAGACGTCCTGTTCCCTCATCTGTTCGGTCCTGTCGACCGTGACGCGGTCGAACGGGTCCTGGAGATCCAGTGGGACGACGACGGCCGGGCGGCAGGACTGAAGCCCGTGAGTTGA
- a CDS encoding sugar phosphate nucleotidyltransferase → MHAVILAGGKGVRLRPYTTALPKPLVPIGDQHAILEIVLRQLGAAGFTSCTIAIGHLGEIIRAYVGDGSQWGMAVDYATEESPLGTMGPLLTMRERLPESFLVMNGDVLTDLDFGDVLRRHRGSDAPLTIATYARKVHIDFGVLTTDASKVVAFTEKPSIDYRVSMGVYALSRDTLDGYTPGLPLGFDELVLDLLRDHNPPQAYDFDGYWLDIGRPDDYDRANAEFTTRKSMLLKGA, encoded by the coding sequence ATGCACGCAGTGATCCTGGCGGGAGGCAAGGGTGTCCGGCTGCGGCCCTACACGACCGCGCTGCCCAAGCCGCTCGTGCCCATCGGCGACCAGCACGCCATCCTGGAGATTGTGCTGCGCCAGCTCGGCGCGGCCGGTTTCACCAGCTGCACCATCGCCATCGGCCACCTCGGCGAGATCATCCGCGCCTATGTCGGCGACGGCTCCCAGTGGGGCATGGCCGTCGACTACGCCACGGAGGAGAGTCCGCTCGGGACGATGGGGCCCCTGCTCACCATGCGGGAGCGTCTGCCGGAGTCGTTCCTCGTGATGAACGGTGACGTGCTCACCGACCTCGACTTCGGTGACGTCCTTCGCCGGCACCGCGGTTCGGACGCCCCGTTGACGATCGCGACGTACGCGCGCAAGGTGCACATCGACTTCGGGGTGCTCACCACCGACGCGAGCAAGGTCGTCGCCTTCACCGAGAAGCCGAGCATCGACTACCGCGTCTCCATGGGGGTCTACGCGCTGTCGCGGGACACCCTCGACGGATACACGCCGGGCCTGCCGCTGGGCTTCGACGAACTCGTGCTGGACCTCCTGCGGGACCACAACCCGCCGCAGGCCTACGACTTCGACGGATACTGGCTCGACATCGGCCGGCCCGACGACTACGACCGCGCCAACGCCGAGTTCACCACCCGCAAGTCGATGCTGCTCAAGGGAGCCTGA
- a CDS encoding pyridoxal-phosphate dependent enzyme gives MSDLVVPLSLGTWPTPVEPMPRLAAALGLGREDLLVKRDDLTGLGGGGNKIRKLEWTLARALADGADTLVTTGAPQSNHARLTAAAAARLGLRAVLVFPGERGAARSGNLALDALLGAEIVFSGVTGQRALADAASQACDRLRSEGARPALIPFGGSSALAARGYARCGEELVSQVPGLRTAVVALGSGATMAGLVASLGAERTLGVDVGAVDDPRRRVVEFAAPLAPDVRADGLRVDRDHIGNGYASLPSSVEEALTLSAGLEGIVLDPTYTGRAMAGLIAATRRGEIVPGDRTVFVHTGGLPGLFGHAAALAFAESIQKSH, from the coding sequence ATGTCCGACCTCGTCGTTCCGCTCTCGCTCGGCACGTGGCCCACGCCCGTGGAGCCGATGCCCCGCCTGGCAGCCGCCCTCGGTCTCGGCCGCGAGGACCTGCTCGTCAAGAGGGACGACCTCACGGGCCTCGGCGGCGGTGGCAACAAGATCCGCAAACTGGAGTGGACGCTCGCCCGAGCACTCGCGGACGGCGCCGACACACTCGTCACCACGGGCGCGCCACAGAGCAACCACGCCCGGCTCACCGCCGCGGCCGCCGCGCGCCTCGGCCTGCGCGCCGTGCTGGTGTTCCCCGGCGAACGAGGAGCGGCCCGGTCCGGCAACCTCGCTCTGGACGCGCTGCTCGGTGCCGAGATCGTCTTCAGCGGCGTGACGGGACAGCGGGCGCTCGCGGATGCCGCCTCGCAGGCGTGCGACCGGCTGCGGTCCGAGGGGGCGCGCCCGGCTCTCATCCCGTTCGGCGGCTCCAGCGCGTTGGCGGCCCGCGGATATGCGCGCTGCGGTGAGGAGTTGGTGTCGCAGGTACCCGGCCTGCGCACCGCGGTTGTCGCGCTCGGCTCGGGTGCCACGATGGCCGGGCTCGTCGCCTCCCTGGGCGCCGAGCGCACCCTCGGTGTCGATGTGGGGGCCGTGGACGACCCCCGCCGCCGTGTGGTGGAGTTCGCCGCTCCGCTCGCGCCGGACGTTCGCGCCGACGGTCTGCGGGTCGACCGCGACCACATCGGCAACGGCTACGCCAGCCTGCCCAGCAGCGTCGAGGAGGCGCTGACACTCAGCGCCGGACTGGAGGGCATCGTCCTCGATCCCACGTACACCGGGCGGGCGATGGCCGGTCTCATCGCGGCGACTCGGCGGGGCGAGATCGTCCCGGGGGACAGGACCGTCTTCGTGCACACCGGCGGGCTCCCCGGCCTGTTCGGGCACGCCGCCGCTCTCGCATTCGCCGAGAGCATCCAGAAGTCGCACTGA
- a CDS encoding spherulation-specific family 4 protein gives MSLLIPLYVHPGEDPGAWHRLITSAGRTYGVVVNPASGPGPAPDPAFTAAADALRAAGARLLGYVDTDYGTRDPDEVVAEVARHREWYATDGCFLDRAPATAAALPACRRLVRSVRRLGTAPVVLNAGVHPAPGYAGLADLLVTFEGHWSTYVSAFSRPSWTGRIAPERLCHLVYGVPEALVPLAVRTARDRGAAVSGPVTGELPNPWARLTPALGDALP, from the coding sequence GTGAGCCTGCTGATCCCTCTGTACGTCCACCCGGGCGAGGACCCGGGCGCCTGGCACCGCCTGATCACCTCGGCCGGCCGTACCTACGGGGTGGTGGTGAACCCCGCCAGTGGTCCGGGCCCGGCGCCCGATCCGGCGTTCACCGCCGCGGCCGACGCCCTGCGGGCCGCCGGCGCCCGACTGCTCGGCTATGTCGACACCGACTACGGGACGCGGGATCCGGACGAGGTGGTGGCCGAGGTCGCCCGGCACCGGGAGTGGTACGCGACCGACGGCTGCTTCCTCGACCGGGCCCCCGCGACAGCGGCCGCGCTGCCCGCCTGCCGACGGCTGGTGCGGTCCGTCCGCCGGCTCGGCACGGCTCCCGTCGTGCTCAACGCGGGCGTCCATCCCGCGCCGGGTTACGCCGGACTCGCGGACCTGCTCGTCACGTTCGAGGGCCACTGGTCGACGTACGTGTCGGCGTTCAGCAGGCCGTCATGGACCGGGCGGATCGCGCCCGAGCGGTTGTGTCACCTCGTCTACGGTGTGCCCGAGGCCCTCGTCCCGCTCGCCGTCCGCACCGCCCGCGACCGCGGCGCGGCGGTGTCCGGCCCGGTGACGGGTGAACTGCCCAACCCCTGGGCGCGGTTGACACCGGCACTGGGCGACGCGCTCCCGTGA
- a CDS encoding esterase/lipase family protein, protein MAIRPRPLILVRGFGGPDVQDEQRDAYQGFNNGTVYPERRGENYIYEGFLLRALKSPRYTYRDATNVVGYYPKPVQATAPSAVWGEELTSGTVVVDPTLAEHLLGQGVRGTLWIYRYYDLQPRTLEEYGRGLVQLIRIMRHASEAAGEIFPGVDIVAHSMGGLAVRAALSRIASQGEDPEALIHRIVTLGTPHRGISFQLLPGWLLSALPVVSPAAEELNAFDPDRTDFRDIPFPAERILTVVGTDYRAYGAKAASLGNRLSTFIDEGTLAYNHSDGLVKQSSAQLPGSPRTFIHKCHGGRDSLVTSREAYEIAMRFFHGTHHVQLWLDEAEVTRGYDVFGRSEFYFGVKIKPRYVDFELFHQSSEAENCYGPFHRGDFTDPLPVLTEELQAPLSAAGDDTSGWPEVTRTGSGTPRRLVWEGWVDATSKPEAAHLDDSLAFRLDVYVGERNTSPLGFSDNVVFSKQYYVHAIPDPAGPELYLHTDARLLAQDVTRDRLAAAAAAEGAQVQRATPDPGSPGTFTFTVGGTGFTATMAVTITSTPAGT, encoded by the coding sequence ATGGCAATCCGTCCCCGCCCCCTGATTCTCGTCCGGGGTTTCGGCGGCCCCGATGTCCAGGACGAGCAGCGCGACGCGTATCAGGGCTTCAACAACGGCACGGTCTATCCCGAGCGCCGGGGCGAGAACTACATCTACGAGGGCTTCCTCCTGCGGGCGCTGAAGTCCCCGCGCTACACGTACCGGGACGCGACCAACGTGGTGGGCTACTACCCCAAGCCCGTTCAGGCCACGGCCCCGAGCGCCGTGTGGGGCGAGGAGCTGACCTCCGGCACGGTCGTCGTCGATCCCACCCTGGCCGAACACCTGCTCGGCCAGGGTGTGCGCGGCACGCTGTGGATCTACCGCTACTACGATCTCCAGCCCCGCACCCTGGAGGAGTACGGGCGGGGCCTCGTCCAGCTGATCCGCATCATGCGGCACGCCTCGGAGGCGGCGGGCGAGATCTTCCCCGGGGTGGACATCGTCGCCCACAGCATGGGCGGTCTGGCCGTGCGTGCGGCGCTGAGCCGGATCGCCTCGCAGGGTGAGGATCCCGAGGCGCTGATCCACCGGATCGTCACCCTGGGAACCCCGCACCGGGGGATCTCCTTCCAACTCCTGCCCGGCTGGCTGCTGTCGGCTCTGCCCGTGGTGTCCCCCGCGGCCGAGGAGCTGAACGCCTTCGACCCGGACCGGACGGATTTCAGGGACATTCCCTTCCCCGCCGAACGCATCCTGACCGTGGTGGGCACCGACTACCGCGCCTACGGCGCCAAGGCCGCCAGTCTCGGCAACCGCCTCTCCACCTTCATCGACGAGGGCACCCTCGCGTACAACCACAGTGACGGCCTGGTCAAACAGTCCTCTGCCCAACTCCCCGGTTCACCCAGGACGTTCATCCACAAGTGCCACGGCGGCCGGGATTCCCTGGTCACGTCCCGCGAGGCGTACGAGATCGCCATGCGTTTCTTCCACGGCACCCACCACGTGCAGCTGTGGCTGGACGAAGCCGAGGTCACCCGTGGCTACGACGTCTTCGGCCGAAGCGAGTTCTACTTCGGCGTCAAGATCAAGCCCCGGTACGTCGACTTCGAGCTCTTCCATCAGAGCAGTGAGGCGGAGAACTGCTACGGGCCCTTCCACCGCGGGGACTTCACCGACCCCCTGCCGGTCCTGACGGAAGAACTACAGGCGCCGCTGTCGGCCGCGGGCGACGACACCTCCGGCTGGCCGGAGGTCACCCGCACCGGCTCGGGAACCCCGCGCCGGCTGGTCTGGGAGGGCTGGGTGGACGCCACCAGCAAGCCCGAGGCGGCCCACCTGGACGACAGCCTGGCCTTCCGGCTCGACGTCTACGTCGGCGAACGCAACACGTCCCCGCTCGGCTTCTCCGACAACGTCGTCTTCTCCAAGCAGTACTACGTGCACGCCATCCCCGACCCCGCCGGGCCCGAGCTGTACCTCCACACCGACGCCCGGCTGCTGGCCCAGGACGTCACCCGCGACCGGCTGGCCGCGGCGGCCGCCGCCGAGGGCGCTCAGGTCCAGCGGGCCACGCCCGACCCCGGCTCTCCCGGCACCTTCACCTTCACCGTCGGTGGCACCGGCTTCACCGCCACGATGGCCGTCACGATCACGTCCACCCCTGCCGGGACGTGA
- a CDS encoding NAD-dependent epimerase/dehydratase family protein, whose protein sequence is MRILVLGSTGYLGSHVVEHLHALEGVQVLDGGRSPAATFGIDLATDRTDRLARTLTSAAPDAVVNCAGATGGDAVTLAEVNSRGPALLCSALREAAPAARLVHLGSAAEYGPGTPDVPVTESAPTRPLTPYGATKLAGTVTVSSSGLDAVVLRVGNPVGPGAPSTGLPGRVAGLLREAGRAPDAVIRLGDLSAYRDFVDVRDVARAAALAVMAPGPLPGVLNIGGGQAVPVRVLVRSLARAAGFRGRIEEGDGGSARSGEVSWQCSAITAAGDALGWRPSHTLDDSLTALWEATTPPGPSARQLEGDRSR, encoded by the coding sequence ATGCGCATTCTGGTCCTGGGCTCCACCGGCTACCTGGGCAGCCATGTCGTCGAGCACCTGCACGCCCTGGAGGGCGTGCAGGTGCTCGACGGCGGCCGCTCACCGGCCGCCACGTTCGGCATCGACCTCGCCACCGACCGCACGGACCGGCTGGCGAGGACCCTGACGTCGGCGGCGCCCGACGCGGTGGTCAACTGCGCGGGCGCCACCGGCGGTGACGCCGTGACCCTCGCGGAGGTCAACTCCCGCGGCCCCGCCCTCCTCTGCTCGGCCCTGCGCGAGGCGGCCCCCGCGGCACGGCTCGTCCACCTGGGCTCGGCCGCCGAGTACGGCCCCGGCACCCCGGACGTCCCGGTGACGGAATCGGCTCCCACCCGCCCGCTCACCCCCTACGGCGCGACCAAGCTCGCCGGCACGGTCACGGTGAGCTCCTCCGGCCTCGACGCGGTGGTGCTGCGCGTGGGCAACCCGGTGGGCCCCGGGGCCCCGTCCACCGGGCTGCCGGGGCGCGTCGCGGGGCTGCTGCGCGAGGCCGGCCGTGCCCCGGACGCGGTGATCCGGCTGGGCGACCTGTCGGCGTACCGCGATTTCGTGGACGTACGGGACGTGGCACGGGCGGCGGCACTCGCGGTCATGGCACCGGGCCCCCTGCCGGGCGTGCTCAACATCGGCGGCGGGCAGGCCGTGCCCGTGCGGGTGCTCGTACGGTCGCTGGCCCGTGCCGCCGGATTCCGCGGGCGGATCGAGGAGGGCGACGGGGGTTCCGCCCGTTCGGGAGAGGTGTCGTGGCAGTGCTCCGCCATCACGGCCGCCGGTGACGCACTCGGCTGGCGGCCGTCGCACACGCTCGACGACTCGCTCACCGCTCTCTGGGAGGCGACGACCCCGCCCGGCCCCTCCGCCCGGCAGCTCGAAGGCGACCGGTCGCGGTGA
- a CDS encoding CPBP family intramembrane glutamic endopeptidase, giving the protein MADERVPPAAGHGSRPPMPWRVLTVFAAAVGLWWFVFHGAPISRSYDRPTHAARALLTTALVVPAVLAAWRLMDRRPWADLGLPAPRVAGRQLLLGAACWMLPSSAGIGLCLWLGWAEVASRASVAEMAGVAALFVLLVFLYEALPEELVFRGYLQRNLLTVLPPWQAVVGQAVLFTLFGFLLGVAPTPDRLFVFFTFALVLGVFRVATGDIAAGVGFHLGFQTVAQLFDGEGAVFEVSGAAVFGVVALGGLPFTVGWTVMVHLYRDRLDWHTPQP; this is encoded by the coding sequence TGGCCGACGAGCGGGTGCCACCGGCGGCGGGACACGGCTCGCGTCCGCCCATGCCGTGGCGTGTCCTTACGGTGTTCGCCGCCGCCGTCGGCCTGTGGTGGTTCGTCTTCCACGGGGCCCCGATCAGCCGTTCCTACGACCGTCCCACGCACGCGGCCCGGGCCCTGCTGACCACCGCGCTCGTCGTCCCCGCGGTCCTGGCCGCATGGCGGCTGATGGACCGCCGTCCCTGGGCCGACCTCGGTCTGCCCGCGCCGCGGGTGGCCGGGCGGCAACTGCTCCTGGGGGCGGCCTGCTGGATGCTCCCCTCCTCGGCCGGGATCGGGCTCTGCCTGTGGCTCGGCTGGGCCGAGGTGGCTTCGCGGGCATCCGTCGCGGAGATGGCCGGGGTCGCCGCGCTGTTCGTCCTGCTGGTGTTCCTGTACGAGGCGCTGCCCGAGGAACTCGTCTTCCGCGGCTACCTCCAGCGCAACCTCCTGACTGTGCTGCCTCCTTGGCAGGCGGTCGTCGGGCAGGCCGTGCTCTTCACCCTCTTCGGGTTCCTGCTCGGTGTGGCCCCCACCCCGGACCGGCTCTTCGTGTTCTTCACGTTCGCGCTCGTGCTGGGCGTCTTCCGCGTCGCGACCGGCGACATCGCGGCCGGGGTGGGGTTCCATCTCGGCTTCCAGACCGTCGCGCAGCTCTTCGACGGCGAGGGCGCGGTCTTCGAGGTCTCCGGGGCGGCGGTGTTCGGCGTGGTCGCCCTGGGCGGCCTGCCCTTCACCGTGGGCTGGACGGTGATGGTGCACCTGTACCGTGACCGCCTGGACTGGCACACTCCGCAGCCCTAG
- a CDS encoding TetR/AcrR family transcriptional regulator, giving the protein MVRVGLTTERLVRAGAELADEVGFDQVTVSALARQFDVKVASLYSHLKNSQDLRTRIALLALEELADRGAAALAGRAGKDALTALANVYRDYAVEHPGRYAAAQLRLTPEAAAASAGSRHAQMTRAILRGYDLTEPDQTHAVRLLGSVFHGYVSLELGGGFSHSAPDSQETWSRIMDALDALLRNWPAP; this is encoded by the coding sequence ATGGTCCGTGTGGGACTGACGACGGAGCGCCTGGTGCGGGCCGGCGCGGAGCTGGCCGACGAGGTCGGCTTCGACCAGGTCACCGTGTCGGCGCTGGCCAGGCAGTTCGACGTCAAGGTCGCGAGTCTGTACTCGCACCTGAAGAACTCCCAGGACCTCAGGACGCGGATCGCGCTGCTCGCCTTGGAGGAGCTCGCCGACCGGGGCGCGGCCGCACTGGCCGGACGGGCCGGCAAGGACGCCCTCACCGCCCTGGCGAACGTCTACCGCGACTACGCCGTCGAACATCCCGGCCGCTACGCCGCCGCCCAGCTCAGGCTCACCCCCGAGGCGGCGGCCGCCAGCGCCGGGAGCAGGCACGCCCAGATGACACGGGCCATCCTGCGTGGCTACGACCTCACGGAACCGGACCAGACACACGCGGTCCGCCTGCTGGGCAGCGTCTTCCACGGCTACGTCAGCCTGGAACTCGGCGGCGGGTTCAGCCACAGCGCCCCCGACTCGCAGGAGACCTGGTCCCGCATCATGGACGCACTCGACGCCCTCCTGCGGAACTGGCCCGCCCCCTGA
- the pelF gene encoding GT4 family glycosyltransferase PelF: MHVPHGARRPSAARVTLLTEGTYPHSHGGVSVWCDQLVDGMPDIDFDVIAVTGTGREPLVWEIPDHVSRVVSVPMWGPAPEGRPARGRRRNQLAAAYEQFLTALLDPCAEDTFGTALYAMASAAADGLLSPFLRGDRAIGILTTVWNRPGLAVREARPTLHDALTATALLEHALRPLATPPPEQGVAHAVSGGLAVLPGLAALERHGVPLLLTEHGVYLRERYLGYRTAPYRWPVKAVVLGFFRLLAEETYRRASLITPGNRYNRLWEEQGGADPESIRTVYNGVDPGAFPPAGPEPERPTLSWAGRVDPIKDLETLIRAFALVRGQLPDARLRLFGGTPRGGEPYRQRCEALAAELGHGDAVSFEGRVDDIRDAYAAGNVVMLSSISEGFPFTLIEAMSCGRATVSTDVGGVREAVGDTGLVVPPRDPAAMAAAALGLLGDPGRRRAMGEAARLRVVEQFTLRQTVDTFRDIYLELSALGPITPCDPWAARPAMRPATAGGVPEPRQRSLAG; encoded by the coding sequence ATGCACGTTCCCCACGGCGCGCGACGCCCCAGCGCGGCGCGCGTCACCCTGCTCACCGAAGGCACCTATCCGCACAGTCACGGCGGCGTGAGCGTCTGGTGCGACCAACTCGTCGACGGCATGCCCGACATCGACTTCGACGTCATCGCCGTCACCGGCACGGGACGTGAACCCCTCGTGTGGGAGATACCCGACCACGTCTCACGTGTCGTCTCGGTCCCCATGTGGGGGCCCGCGCCCGAGGGCCGCCCGGCGCGCGGCCGCCGCCGCAACCAACTGGCCGCCGCCTACGAGCAGTTCCTCACCGCGCTGCTCGACCCGTGTGCCGAGGACACGTTCGGCACGGCCCTGTACGCGATGGCGTCGGCCGCGGCCGACGGGCTGCTGAGCCCCTTCCTCCGCGGCGACCGGGCGATCGGCATCCTCACCACCGTGTGGAACCGGCCGGGTCTGGCGGTCCGCGAGGCCCGGCCGACCCTGCACGACGCGCTCACCGCCACCGCCCTGCTGGAGCACGCCCTGCGCCCGCTGGCCACACCACCGCCCGAACAGGGCGTGGCACACGCGGTGAGCGGCGGACTGGCCGTCCTGCCCGGCCTCGCGGCGCTCGAACGGCACGGTGTGCCCCTGCTGCTGACCGAGCACGGTGTCTATCTGCGCGAGCGCTACCTCGGCTACCGCACCGCTCCCTACCGCTGGCCGGTCAAGGCCGTCGTCCTGGGCTTCTTCCGGCTGCTGGCCGAGGAAACGTATCGGCGGGCTTCCCTCATCACCCCCGGCAACCGCTACAACCGGCTGTGGGAGGAACAGGGCGGCGCCGACCCGGAGTCGATCCGCACCGTCTACAACGGGGTGGATCCCGGCGCGTTCCCACCGGCCGGTCCCGAGCCGGAGCGGCCCACGCTCAGCTGGGCCGGACGCGTCGACCCGATCAAGGACCTGGAGACCCTCATCCGGGCCTTCGCCCTCGTCCGAGGACAACTCCCGGACGCGCGGCTGCGGTTGTTCGGCGGCACACCCCGCGGAGGCGAGCCCTACCGGCAACGGTGCGAGGCCCTGGCCGCCGAACTGGGCCACGGCGACGCGGTCTCCTTCGAGGGCCGGGTCGACGACATCAGGGACGCCTACGCCGCGGGCAACGTCGTGATGCTCTCCAGCATCAGCGAGGGATTCCCGTTCACCCTGATCGAGGCGATGTCCTGCGGGCGGGCCACCGTCTCCACGGACGTGGGCGGCGTGCGGGAGGCGGTCGGCGACACGGGACTCGTCGTTCCGCCGCGCGATCCGGCCGCCATGGCCGCCGCCGCGCTGGGTCTGCTGGGCGATCCGGGACGCCGCCGCGCGATGGGCGAGGCCGCCCGGCTGCGGGTCGTCGAGCAGTTCACGCTGCGGCAGACCGTCGACACCTTCCGGGACATCTACCTGGAACTGTCGGCGCTCGGTCCGATCACCCCGTGCGATCCGTGGGCGGCCCGCCCGGCCATGCGTCCGGCCACGGCGGGCGGCGTTCCGGAGCCGAGACAGAGGAGCCTGGCCGGATGA
- the hemC gene encoding hydroxymethylbilane synthase — translation MPAPELIRIVSRDSPMALAQVARVRAELAALRPEMRTEVVPVKTTGDKWMGDLAQVEGKGAFTKEVDAALLAGEADLAVHCVKDVPADRPLPAGTVFSAFLKRDDIRDALIHPGGLSLDELPPGTRIGTSSVRRVAQLAASRPHLKCVPFRGNANRRLEKLAAGEADALLLAVSGLERIERTDVITEILSPETMMPPIGAGILALQCREGDTAVIEVVSALGDPDTHREATAERMFLHVLQGHCNSPIAGYATAGPGGELSLHACVFTPDGKTRLNAHEWAGRLDAATLGTSVAVALLRQGARDLIDAIAH, via the coding sequence ATGCCCGCTCCTGAACTGATCCGTATCGTCTCCCGCGACTCGCCCATGGCCCTGGCCCAGGTGGCTCGCGTCCGGGCCGAACTGGCGGCGCTCCGCCCCGAGATGCGCACCGAGGTCGTGCCGGTGAAGACGACCGGCGACAAGTGGATGGGCGACCTCGCCCAGGTCGAGGGCAAGGGGGCGTTCACCAAGGAGGTCGACGCCGCGCTCCTGGCCGGCGAGGCCGACCTGGCGGTGCACTGCGTCAAGGACGTGCCCGCCGACCGGCCGCTCCCGGCGGGCACCGTGTTCTCCGCGTTCCTCAAGCGGGACGACATCCGCGACGCGCTCATCCACCCCGGAGGTCTCTCCCTCGACGAGCTGCCGCCCGGCACCCGCATCGGCACGTCCTCGGTTCGCCGCGTCGCGCAGCTGGCCGCCTCCCGGCCGCACCTGAAGTGCGTGCCGTTCCGCGGCAACGCGAACCGGCGGCTGGAGAAGCTGGCAGCCGGCGAGGCGGACGCGCTGCTGCTCGCGGTCTCGGGCCTGGAGCGCATCGAACGCACCGACGTGATCACCGAGATCCTCTCCCCCGAGACGATGATGCCGCCGATCGGCGCGGGCATCCTCGCCCTCCAGTGCCGCGAGGGCGACACGGCGGTCATCGAGGTCGTCAGTGCGCTCGGCGACCCGGACACCCACCGCGAGGCCACCGCGGAACGCATGTTCCTCCACGTCCTCCAAGGCCACTGCAACTCGCCGATCGCCGGCTACGCCACGGCCGGCCCGGGCGGTGAACTGTCCCTGCACGCCTGCGTGTTCACCCCGGACGGCAAGACCCGGCTGAACGCCCACGAATGGGCCGGCCGCCTCGATGCCGCCACCCTCGGCACCTCCGTGGCCGTCGCTCTGCTGCGCCAGGGGGCCCGCGACCTGATCGACGCCATCGCCCACTGA